A genomic window from Punica granatum isolate Tunisia-2019 chromosome 2, ASM765513v2, whole genome shotgun sequence includes:
- the LOC116194798 gene encoding acyl-CoA-binding domain-containing protein 4 isoform X3, translating into MGTEEIRKDMDISSWCAELAYDQWVPLPVNGKPPSARYKHAAAAVDDKLYVIGGSRNGRYLSDVQVFDFKSLTWSSITLSFESNAGDDSKENLIATSGHVLIQWENKVLIVGGHSKSPLDSLQVRFINLDTHTSGFLETSGNIPVARGGHSATLIGSRLIIFGGEDRKRRLLNDIHILDLETMNWEMVEAMQTPPAPRFDHTSAVHGDRYLLVFGGCSHSIFYSDLHVLDLQTKEWSQPEIRGDLVTPRAGHAGVTIGENWYIVGGGDNKSGCSETLVFNMSKLAWSTLSSVRERDPLASEGLSVCTTLIAGEVYLVAFGGYNGKYQNEIFFMKPKPRDSSRPKIFQSPAAAAAAACVTAAYALTKPDKLDLTESVDSAKFVENNVFQRDITAEVAAIKEEKNALEASLAKIREENSKQREKIDEANNTHSELSKELLSVQSQLVAERSRCFKLEAQIAELQKVLESFSSVENEVQALRSQKTALEQDMELASATRQGSGGFLGWLSGGPHSP; encoded by the exons ATGGGAACCGAGGAGATCAGGAAGGATATGGATATCAGCAGTTGGTGTGCAGAATTGGCCTATGACCAATGGGTGCCACTTCCTGTGAATGGCAAGCCCCCGTCTGCCCGATATAAG CATGCGGCAGCTGCTGTTGACGATAAACTTTACGTAATTGGGGGGAGTCGAAATGGCCGTTACTTGTCTGATGTTCAG GtttttgattttaaaagtCTTACTTGGTCTAGTATAACCTTGAGCTTTGAATCAAATGCTGGTGATGACTCTAAGGAAAATCTGATAGCAACCTCGGGTCATGTTCTG ATCCAGTGGGAAAACAAAGTTCTTATCGTCGGTGGTCATTCTAAGAGTCCTTTAGATAGCCTTCAAG TGAGGTTTATCAATTTAGACACACATACATCTGGTTTTCTGGAGACATCAGGAAACATTCCA GTTGCTCGTGGTGGACACTCTGCAACCCTTATTGGATCTAGACTGATAATATTTGGTGGGGAAGACCGGAAAAGGAGGTTGCTGAATGATattcacattcttgatttAGAGACAATGAATTGGGAAATGGTTGAGGCGAT GCAGACCCCTCCAGCTCCTAGATTTGATCACACATCTGCAGTTCATGGAGATCGCTACCTTTTAGTTTTTGGAGGATGCTCTCACTCAATCTTTTACAGTGATCTTCATGTTTTGGATTTGCAGACT AAGGAATGGTCCCAACCTGAGATTCGAGGTGATCTGGTGACTCCTCGTGCAGGCCATGCAGGTGTCACCATTGGAGAAAACTGGTACATTGTTGGTGGTGGTGATAACAAGAGTG GCTGTTCTGAAACTCTGGTGTTCAATATGTCAAAATTAGCTTGGTCAACATTGAGCAGTGTAAGAGAAAGGGATCCACTTGCTAGTGAG GGACTTAGTGTTTGCACCACTCTCATTGCTGGTGAGGTATATTTGGTTGCCTTTGGTGGCTACAACGGGAAATACCAAAATGAG ATCTTTTTCATGAAACCCAAACCGAGAGACTCATCACGTCCCAAGATATTCCAGTCACCAGCAGCTGCTGCTGCAGCAGCTTGTGTCACTGCTGCTTATGCCCTAACCAAACCTGACAAGCTCGATCTCACTGAATCTGTTGATTCTGCGAAGTTTGTTGAGAACAATGTCTTTCAGCGAGACATCACAGCTGAGGTTGCCGCTATCAAGGAGGAGAAAAATGCTCTGGAAGCCTCGCTTGCCAAGATCAGGGAAGAGAACTCCAAACAGAGGGAAAAGATAGATGAAGCAAACAATACACATTCTGAGTTGTCAAAA GAACTCCTGTCCGTTCAAAGTCAATTGGTGGCTGAGAGATCGAGATGCTTCAAACTAGAG GCACAAATAGCAGAGCTACAGAAGGTTCTGGAATCATTTAGCTCAGTAGAAAACGAGGTGCAAGCGCTTAGAAGTCAGAAGACTGCACTGGAACAGGACATGGAGCTTGCTTCTGCCACAAGGCAAGGCTCTGGTGGGTTCCTTGGCTGGTTATCTGGTGGTCCCCACAGCCCATGA
- the LOC116194798 gene encoding acyl-CoA-binding domain-containing protein 4 isoform X2, translated as MGTEEIRKDMDISSWCAELAYDQWVPLPVNGKPPSARYKHAAAAVDDKLYVIGGSRNGRYLSDVQVFDFKSLTWSSITLSFESNAGDDSKENLIATSGHVLWENKVLIVGGHSKSPLDSLQVRFINLDTHTSGFLETSGNIPVARGGHSATLIGSRLIIFGGEDRKRRLLNDIHILDLETMNWEMVEAMQTPPAPRFDHTSAVHGDRYLLVFGGCSHSIFYSDLHVLDLQTKEWSQPEIRGDLVTPRAGHAGVTIGENWYIVGGGDNKSVLVGCSETLVFNMSKLAWSTLSSVRERDPLASEGLSVCTTLIAGEVYLVAFGGYNGKYQNEIFFMKPKPRDSSRPKIFQSPAAAAAAACVTAAYALTKPDKLDLTESVDSAKFVENNVFQRDITAEVAAIKEEKNALEASLAKIREENSKQREKIDEANNTHSELSKELLSVQSQLVAERSRCFKLEAQIAELQKVLESFSSVENEVQALRSQKTALEQDMELASATRQGSGGFLGWLSGGPHSP; from the exons ATGGGAACCGAGGAGATCAGGAAGGATATGGATATCAGCAGTTGGTGTGCAGAATTGGCCTATGACCAATGGGTGCCACTTCCTGTGAATGGCAAGCCCCCGTCTGCCCGATATAAG CATGCGGCAGCTGCTGTTGACGATAAACTTTACGTAATTGGGGGGAGTCGAAATGGCCGTTACTTGTCTGATGTTCAG GtttttgattttaaaagtCTTACTTGGTCTAGTATAACCTTGAGCTTTGAATCAAATGCTGGTGATGACTCTAAGGAAAATCTGATAGCAACCTCGGGTCATGTTCTG TGGGAAAACAAAGTTCTTATCGTCGGTGGTCATTCTAAGAGTCCTTTAGATAGCCTTCAAG TGAGGTTTATCAATTTAGACACACATACATCTGGTTTTCTGGAGACATCAGGAAACATTCCA GTTGCTCGTGGTGGACACTCTGCAACCCTTATTGGATCTAGACTGATAATATTTGGTGGGGAAGACCGGAAAAGGAGGTTGCTGAATGATattcacattcttgatttAGAGACAATGAATTGGGAAATGGTTGAGGCGAT GCAGACCCCTCCAGCTCCTAGATTTGATCACACATCTGCAGTTCATGGAGATCGCTACCTTTTAGTTTTTGGAGGATGCTCTCACTCAATCTTTTACAGTGATCTTCATGTTTTGGATTTGCAGACT AAGGAATGGTCCCAACCTGAGATTCGAGGTGATCTGGTGACTCCTCGTGCAGGCCATGCAGGTGTCACCATTGGAGAAAACTGGTACATTGTTGGTGGTGGTGATAACAAGAGTG TTCTTGTAGGCTGTTCTGAAACTCTGGTGTTCAATATGTCAAAATTAGCTTGGTCAACATTGAGCAGTGTAAGAGAAAGGGATCCACTTGCTAGTGAG GGACTTAGTGTTTGCACCACTCTCATTGCTGGTGAGGTATATTTGGTTGCCTTTGGTGGCTACAACGGGAAATACCAAAATGAG ATCTTTTTCATGAAACCCAAACCGAGAGACTCATCACGTCCCAAGATATTCCAGTCACCAGCAGCTGCTGCTGCAGCAGCTTGTGTCACTGCTGCTTATGCCCTAACCAAACCTGACAAGCTCGATCTCACTGAATCTGTTGATTCTGCGAAGTTTGTTGAGAACAATGTCTTTCAGCGAGACATCACAGCTGAGGTTGCCGCTATCAAGGAGGAGAAAAATGCTCTGGAAGCCTCGCTTGCCAAGATCAGGGAAGAGAACTCCAAACAGAGGGAAAAGATAGATGAAGCAAACAATACACATTCTGAGTTGTCAAAA GAACTCCTGTCCGTTCAAAGTCAATTGGTGGCTGAGAGATCGAGATGCTTCAAACTAGAG GCACAAATAGCAGAGCTACAGAAGGTTCTGGAATCATTTAGCTCAGTAGAAAACGAGGTGCAAGCGCTTAGAAGTCAGAAGACTGCACTGGAACAGGACATGGAGCTTGCTTCTGCCACAAGGCAAGGCTCTGGTGGGTTCCTTGGCTGGTTATCTGGTGGTCCCCACAGCCCATGA
- the LOC116194798 gene encoding acyl-CoA-binding domain-containing protein 4 isoform X1, with product MGTEEIRKDMDISSWCAELAYDQWVPLPVNGKPPSARYKHAAAAVDDKLYVIGGSRNGRYLSDVQVFDFKSLTWSSITLSFESNAGDDSKENLIATSGHVLIQWENKVLIVGGHSKSPLDSLQVRFINLDTHTSGFLETSGNIPVARGGHSATLIGSRLIIFGGEDRKRRLLNDIHILDLETMNWEMVEAMQTPPAPRFDHTSAVHGDRYLLVFGGCSHSIFYSDLHVLDLQTKEWSQPEIRGDLVTPRAGHAGVTIGENWYIVGGGDNKSVLVGCSETLVFNMSKLAWSTLSSVRERDPLASEGLSVCTTLIAGEVYLVAFGGYNGKYQNEIFFMKPKPRDSSRPKIFQSPAAAAAAACVTAAYALTKPDKLDLTESVDSAKFVENNVFQRDITAEVAAIKEEKNALEASLAKIREENSKQREKIDEANNTHSELSKELLSVQSQLVAERSRCFKLEAQIAELQKVLESFSSVENEVQALRSQKTALEQDMELASATRQGSGGFLGWLSGGPHSP from the exons ATGGGAACCGAGGAGATCAGGAAGGATATGGATATCAGCAGTTGGTGTGCAGAATTGGCCTATGACCAATGGGTGCCACTTCCTGTGAATGGCAAGCCCCCGTCTGCCCGATATAAG CATGCGGCAGCTGCTGTTGACGATAAACTTTACGTAATTGGGGGGAGTCGAAATGGCCGTTACTTGTCTGATGTTCAG GtttttgattttaaaagtCTTACTTGGTCTAGTATAACCTTGAGCTTTGAATCAAATGCTGGTGATGACTCTAAGGAAAATCTGATAGCAACCTCGGGTCATGTTCTG ATCCAGTGGGAAAACAAAGTTCTTATCGTCGGTGGTCATTCTAAGAGTCCTTTAGATAGCCTTCAAG TGAGGTTTATCAATTTAGACACACATACATCTGGTTTTCTGGAGACATCAGGAAACATTCCA GTTGCTCGTGGTGGACACTCTGCAACCCTTATTGGATCTAGACTGATAATATTTGGTGGGGAAGACCGGAAAAGGAGGTTGCTGAATGATattcacattcttgatttAGAGACAATGAATTGGGAAATGGTTGAGGCGAT GCAGACCCCTCCAGCTCCTAGATTTGATCACACATCTGCAGTTCATGGAGATCGCTACCTTTTAGTTTTTGGAGGATGCTCTCACTCAATCTTTTACAGTGATCTTCATGTTTTGGATTTGCAGACT AAGGAATGGTCCCAACCTGAGATTCGAGGTGATCTGGTGACTCCTCGTGCAGGCCATGCAGGTGTCACCATTGGAGAAAACTGGTACATTGTTGGTGGTGGTGATAACAAGAGTG TTCTTGTAGGCTGTTCTGAAACTCTGGTGTTCAATATGTCAAAATTAGCTTGGTCAACATTGAGCAGTGTAAGAGAAAGGGATCCACTTGCTAGTGAG GGACTTAGTGTTTGCACCACTCTCATTGCTGGTGAGGTATATTTGGTTGCCTTTGGTGGCTACAACGGGAAATACCAAAATGAG ATCTTTTTCATGAAACCCAAACCGAGAGACTCATCACGTCCCAAGATATTCCAGTCACCAGCAGCTGCTGCTGCAGCAGCTTGTGTCACTGCTGCTTATGCCCTAACCAAACCTGACAAGCTCGATCTCACTGAATCTGTTGATTCTGCGAAGTTTGTTGAGAACAATGTCTTTCAGCGAGACATCACAGCTGAGGTTGCCGCTATCAAGGAGGAGAAAAATGCTCTGGAAGCCTCGCTTGCCAAGATCAGGGAAGAGAACTCCAAACAGAGGGAAAAGATAGATGAAGCAAACAATACACATTCTGAGTTGTCAAAA GAACTCCTGTCCGTTCAAAGTCAATTGGTGGCTGAGAGATCGAGATGCTTCAAACTAGAG GCACAAATAGCAGAGCTACAGAAGGTTCTGGAATCATTTAGCTCAGTAGAAAACGAGGTGCAAGCGCTTAGAAGTCAGAAGACTGCACTGGAACAGGACATGGAGCTTGCTTCTGCCACAAGGCAAGGCTCTGGTGGGTTCCTTGGCTGGTTATCTGGTGGTCCCCACAGCCCATGA